The proteins below are encoded in one region of Paenibacillus sp. YYML68:
- a CDS encoding M20 family metallopeptidase: MTIMEALEATYEEMVVWRRHLHQYPELSFKEDHTAAFVEEKLRQWGLDVRTKVGQGHGILAKLEGGLGRGSTVALRADMDALPIHEENDCEYASKVPGVMHACGHDAHTATLLAVAKALSECRGEWAGTVVFLFQHAEEMTPGGAAPMIADGALEGVDVVYGVHLWSPLEAGTAWCKEGPIMAAADEFIIDVLGRGGHGGLPHETIDAVYIASQLVVSLQSIVSRSADPTQPCVVSVGSIHSGSTFNVIAETAQLKGTVRTFDGELRNRIRERLETIVAQTCSMHGARYRIDYKLGYPPVVNHEAEAERFVRAAPKVFGEEGTQRSPLIMAAEDYAYYLEQVPGCFMLVGAGSKERGIVHPHHHPRFDIEEKAMLHAAKLFVTMTMDYLAEHSCN, encoded by the coding sequence ATGACGATAATGGAAGCGCTCGAGGCTACATATGAAGAAATGGTCGTCTGGCGACGTCACCTGCACCAATACCCGGAGCTCTCGTTCAAGGAGGACCACACGGCTGCCTTCGTCGAGGAGAAGCTTCGACAATGGGGACTTGACGTTCGCACGAAGGTCGGACAAGGTCACGGCATTCTGGCGAAGCTCGAGGGAGGCTTGGGCCGAGGGTCGACGGTGGCGCTGCGGGCCGATATGGACGCGCTGCCGATTCACGAGGAGAACGATTGCGAATATGCGTCCAAGGTGCCCGGCGTCATGCATGCTTGCGGTCATGATGCGCACACCGCGACGCTGCTCGCGGTGGCGAAGGCGCTGAGTGAATGCCGCGGCGAATGGGCGGGCACAGTCGTCTTCCTATTCCAGCATGCGGAGGAGATGACGCCTGGCGGAGCGGCGCCGATGATTGCGGACGGTGCGCTGGAAGGCGTTGACGTCGTCTATGGCGTTCATCTGTGGTCGCCACTCGAAGCGGGAACGGCATGGTGCAAGGAAGGGCCGATTATGGCGGCTGCCGATGAATTCATTATTGATGTGCTTGGCAGAGGCGGGCATGGCGGGCTGCCGCACGAGACGATCGACGCGGTCTATATCGCGTCCCAGCTCGTCGTGAGCCTGCAGTCGATCGTGAGCCGGTCCGCCGATCCGACGCAGCCGTGTGTCGTGTCCGTCGGCTCTATTCACAGCGGCTCGACGTTCAATGTGATCGCCGAGACCGCGCAGCTGAAGGGCACCGTTCGGACGTTCGACGGTGAGCTGCGCAATCGTATTAGAGAGCGGCTGGAGACGATCGTGGCACAGACGTGTTCAATGCACGGTGCCCGCTACAGGATTGATTACAAGCTGGGCTACCCGCCTGTTGTGAATCATGAGGCGGAGGCTGAGCGATTCGTACGCGCGGCGCCTAAGGTGTTCGGGGAGGAAGGGACGCAGCGTTCGCCGCTCATTATGGCGGCAGAGGATTACGCGTACTATCTGGAGCAGGTGCCTGGCTGCTTCATGCTGGTCGGAGCGGGCAGCAAGGAGCGCGGTATCGTTCATCCGCATCATCATCCGCGCTTCGACATTGAGGAGAAGGCGATGCTGCACGCCGCTAAGCTGTTCGTGACGATGACGATGGATTATTTGGCCGAGCACTCCTGTAATTAG
- a CDS encoding YugN family protein, translated as MIIENSGLKGLKSDLAHLDESMEQLGFVRWQWEYYRATYDLKLEDKKNGEDYYLRVNARVESGKLEQPHAILYIEDTYIGRATFPHGLDYQSPVPDAFMKIVEAKLAELKTKLTQ; from the coding sequence GTGATTATTGAGAACAGTGGATTGAAGGGCTTGAAGAGCGATCTCGCCCATTTGGATGAATCGATGGAGCAGCTTGGCTTTGTACGCTGGCAGTGGGAGTATTACCGCGCTACGTACGATCTGAAGCTGGAAGATAAAAAGAACGGTGAAGACTACTACCTTCGTGTGAATGCGCGCGTGGAGTCCGGCAAGCTGGAGCAGCCGCACGCCATTCTCTATATTGAGGACACATATATCGGAAGAGCGACCTTCCCGCACGGCCTCGACTATCAGTCCCCGGTTCCGGATGCCTTTATGAAAATTGTTGAAGCGAAGCTCGCTGAGCTCAAGACGAAGCTGACGCAATAA
- the ftsW gene encoding putative lipid II flippase FtsW translates to MSQPRRGTPDFLLLFLTFVLVCIGLAFVFSASVAMKDPLYLVIRQSFAVGIGTVLLLFCMNVDFRKFQRWVAPLLVFTIVLLLLVPIVGREVNSAKSWIYIGSFGLQPTELAKLSIILYLAALVSKKGDKIRDFKRGLVPPLLVIGFFCMLIMLQPDLGSTMIVVLSAMLVIMVGGANLKHIAALGLAGVAFLSIAISATFLKSGDMNYRIGRIMTYLDPFADKQGDGYQIVQSLYAFGHGGLTGAGFGQSIQKLHYLPYAHNDFIFSIIGEELGFIGTSLFLILYLSFLLRGLIVALRCQDLFGMLTGVGIVGMIGVQAFINIGGVTNTIPMTGVTLPLISHGGTSMLVTLMALGILLSISRESNKPQASSIQSKKRA, encoded by the coding sequence ATGAGCCAGCCGCGACGAGGAACGCCCGACTTTTTATTGCTGTTTCTGACGTTTGTACTCGTTTGCATTGGTTTAGCGTTTGTTTTTAGCGCCAGCGTGGCGATGAAGGATCCTTTGTATCTCGTCATCAGACAAAGCTTCGCCGTAGGAATTGGCACGGTGCTGCTTTTGTTTTGCATGAATGTCGACTTTCGCAAGTTCCAACGCTGGGTCGCACCACTGCTCGTGTTCACGATTGTACTGCTGCTTCTCGTGCCCATCGTTGGCCGCGAGGTCAATAGTGCCAAGAGCTGGATCTACATCGGATCGTTCGGCCTCCAGCCGACGGAGCTGGCCAAGCTGTCGATCATCTTGTACTTGGCGGCGCTGGTCAGCAAGAAGGGCGACAAAATCCGCGATTTCAAGCGGGGGCTCGTGCCCCCGCTTCTCGTCATAGGCTTCTTCTGCATGCTAATCATGCTGCAGCCTGACCTCGGCTCTACGATGATCGTCGTGCTTAGCGCAATGCTCGTCATTATGGTGGGCGGTGCCAACCTGAAGCACATCGCCGCGCTCGGGCTTGCAGGTGTTGCATTTCTCTCCATTGCGATCTCAGCTACCTTCCTCAAGTCTGGAGACATGAACTACAGAATTGGACGTATTATGACGTACCTGGATCCGTTCGCGGACAAGCAGGGTGACGGCTACCAGATCGTTCAATCGCTGTATGCATTCGGACACGGAGGGCTGACAGGAGCTGGATTTGGCCAAAGTATCCAGAAGCTGCATTATTTGCCCTATGCGCATAATGATTTTATATTTTCCATTATCGGCGAAGAGCTCGGCTTTATCGGAACATCGTTGTTTCTGATCTTGTACTTAAGCTTCTTGCTGCGTGGACTTATCGTCGCGCTCCGCTGTCAGGACCTGTTCGGCATGCTTACGGGCGTCGGGATCGTCGGGATGATCGGCGTGCAGGCGTTCATTAACATCGGCGGCGTCACCAACACGATCCCGATGACCGGCGTGACGCTGCCGTTAATTAGCCATGGCGGAACATCAATGCTCGTGACGCTAATGGCACTCGGTATCCTGCTCAGCATTTCCCGCGAATCGAACAAGCCGCAAGCGAGTAGCATACAATCGAAAAAGAGAGCCTGA
- a CDS encoding Asp23/Gls24 family envelope stress response protein produces MSEEIQTGQIRISDDVVATIAGLAALETPGIAAMSGGISEGLAKRLSGKNVQRGVSVEVGQVEAAIDLRVIVHFGSKIQEVCRSLQENVREAVENMTGLSVVEVNIKVEGVAFREEEQPQSEDAQHRVK; encoded by the coding sequence ATGAGCGAAGAAATTCAAACAGGACAAATCCGCATTTCAGATGACGTCGTAGCAACTATAGCAGGTCTTGCTGCTCTGGAGACGCCGGGGATCGCCGCCATGTCGGGTGGTATATCAGAAGGATTGGCGAAGCGCCTTAGTGGTAAGAACGTACAGCGCGGTGTTTCTGTCGAAGTCGGTCAAGTTGAAGCGGCTATCGACCTGCGGGTTATTGTTCATTTTGGAAGCAAGATTCAAGAGGTATGCCGCAGTCTTCAGGAGAATGTACGGGAAGCGGTCGAGAATATGACGGGCTTGTCGGTCGTAGAGGTGAACATCAAGGTTGAGGGTGTCGCCTTCCGTGAGGAAGAGCAGCCGCAGTCTGAGGATGCACAGCATCGGGTGAAATAA